The following proteins come from a genomic window of Phacochoerus africanus isolate WHEZ1 chromosome 9, ROS_Pafr_v1, whole genome shotgun sequence:
- the FAM219B gene encoding protein FAM219B isoform X1 — translation MATAEPSGHAVLASVLGPRPSGAGSAGPPSGRSGIGVTRLGERTLAAVEKRGPYMVTRAPSIQAKLQKHRDLAKAVLRRKGMLGAAPNRPDSSGKRSVKFNKGYTALSQSPDENLVSLDSDSDGELESRYSSGYSSAEQVNQDVSRQLLQDGYHLDEIPDDEDLDLIPPKPMASSTCSCCWCCPGNSSSCTLQ, via the exons ATGGCGACAGCGGAGCCCAGTGGGCATGCGGTTCTGGCGTCCGTTCTGGGACCCCGGCCCAGCGGTGCTGGGTCTGCAGGTCCGCCCTCCGGCCGAAGCGGTATTGGAGTAACCCGGCTTGGGGAGCGGACTCTGGCTGCTGTGGAGAAGCGGGGGCCATACATGGTGACGCGCGCGCCTTCCATTCAGGCCAAGTTGC AGAAACACCGGGACCTGGCCAAGGCAGTTTTGCGGAGAAAGGGCATGCTGGGTGCCGCGCCGAACCGCCCCGACTCTTCAGGGAAAAG GTCAGTGAAGTTTAACAAGGGCTATACTGCTCTTAGTCAGAGTCCAGACGAAAACCTGGTGTCCCTTGACTCTGACAG TGATGGGGAGCTGGAATCCAGATACTCCTCCGGGTATTCCTCTGCAGAG CAGGTGAACCAGGATGTGAGCCGGCAGCTGCTCCAGGATGGGTATCACCTGGATGAGATTCCAGATGATGAGGACTTGGACCTTATCCCCCCCAAACCTATGGCCTCTTCAACATGCTCCTGCTGCTGGTGCTGTCCTGGGAACTCTTCCTCCTGTACCCTCCAGTAG
- the FAM219B gene encoding protein FAM219B isoform X2, whose translation MATAEPSGHAVLASVLGPRPSGAGSAGPPSGRSGIGVTRLGERTLAAVEKRGPYMVTRAPSIQAKLQKHRDLAKAVLRRKGMLGAAPNRPDSSGKRSVKFNKGYTALSQSPDENLVSLDSDSDGELESRYSSGYSSAEVNQDVSRQLLQDGYHLDEIPDDEDLDLIPPKPMASSTCSCCWCCPGNSSSCTLQ comes from the exons ATGGCGACAGCGGAGCCCAGTGGGCATGCGGTTCTGGCGTCCGTTCTGGGACCCCGGCCCAGCGGTGCTGGGTCTGCAGGTCCGCCCTCCGGCCGAAGCGGTATTGGAGTAACCCGGCTTGGGGAGCGGACTCTGGCTGCTGTGGAGAAGCGGGGGCCATACATGGTGACGCGCGCGCCTTCCATTCAGGCCAAGTTGC AGAAACACCGGGACCTGGCCAAGGCAGTTTTGCGGAGAAAGGGCATGCTGGGTGCCGCGCCGAACCGCCCCGACTCTTCAGGGAAAAG GTCAGTGAAGTTTAACAAGGGCTATACTGCTCTTAGTCAGAGTCCAGACGAAAACCTGGTGTCCCTTGACTCTGACAG TGATGGGGAGCTGGAATCCAGATACTCCTCCGGGTATTCCTCTGCAGAG GTGAACCAGGATGTGAGCCGGCAGCTGCTCCAGGATGGGTATCACCTGGATGAGATTCCAGATGATGAGGACTTGGACCTTATCCCCCCCAAACCTATGGCCTCTTCAACATGCTCCTGCTGCTGGTGCTGTCCTGGGAACTCTTCCTCCTGTACCCTCCAGTAG
- the MPI gene encoding mannose-6-phosphate isomerase isoform X1: MAAQRVFPLSCVVQQYAWGKMGSNSEVARLLASSDALAQISEDKPYAELWMGTHPRGDSKILDNRISQKTLGQWIAENQECLGSKVKDTFNGKLPFLFKVLSVETALSIQAHPNKELAEKLHLQAPQHYPDANHKPEIAIALTSFQGLCGFRPVEEIVTFLTKVPEFQFLIGDSAATQLKQSISHDSQAVASALRSCFSHLMNSEKKVVVEQLNLLVKRISQQVAAGSNMEDICGELLLQLHQQYPGDIGCFAIYFLNLLTLKPGEAMFLEANVPHAYLKGDCVECMACSDNTVRAGLTPKFIDVSTLCEMLSYTPSPSQDRLFPPTRSQEDPYLVIYDPPVPDFTVMKMEVPGSVPEYKVLALDSASILLMVQGTVTASTPTAQATIPLQRGGVLFIGANESVSLKLTMPEDLLMFRACCLL, encoded by the exons ATGGCCGCTCAACGAG TATTCCCActttcctgtgtggtgcagcagtaTGCCTGGGGGAAGATGGGTTCCAACAGTGAAGTGGCTAGGCTGCTGGCCAGCAGTGACGCATTGGCTCAGATCTCAGAGGACAAGCCATATGCAGAG CTGTGGATGGGGACCCACCCCAGGGGAGATTCCAAGATCCTTGACAACCGCATCTCGCAGAAGACCCTAGGCCAGTGGATTGCTGAGAACCAGGAGTGCTTGGGTTCGAAGGTCAAGGACACCTTCAATGGCAAGCTGCCCTTCCTCTTCAAAGTGCTGTCAGTTGAAACGGCCTTGTCCATCCAGGCACACCCTAACAAG GAGCTGGCAGagaagctgcacctgcaggctccACAGCACTACCCTGATGCCAACCATAAGCCAGAGATAGCCATTGCCCTCACCTCCTTCCAGGGCTTATGTGGCTTCCGGCCAGTTGAAGAGATTGTGACCTTTCTGACGA AGGTGCCCGAGTTCCAGTTTCTAATTGGAGACAGTGCAGCAACACAGCTGAAGCAGAGCATAAGCCATGACTCCCAGGCTGTGGCCTCTGCTCTGCGGAGCTGTTTCTCCCATCTGATGAATAGCGAAAAGAAGGTAGTGGTGGAGCAGCTCAACCTGTTGGTGAAGCGGATCTCCCAGCAAG TGGCTGCTGGAAGCAACATGGAAGACATCTGTGGGGAGctcttgctgcagctgcatcagcAGTACCCAGGTGATATTGGGTGCTTTGCCATCTACTTCCTGAACCTGCTTACCCTGAAGCCAGGGGAGGCCATGTTTCTGGAGGCCAATGTGCCCCATGCCTACCTGAAAGGAG ACTGCGTGGAATGCATGGCGTGTTCAGACAACACGGTGCGTGCTGGCCTGACACCCAAGTTCATCGACGTGTCGACTCTGTGTGAAATGCTCAGCTatacccccagccccagccaggacAGGCTCTTTCCTCCAACACGGAGTCAGGAAGACCCTTACCTCGTTATCTATGACCCCCCTGTGCCAGACTTCACCGTTATGAAGATGGAG GTACCTGGCTCCGTTCCTGAATACAAGGTCTTGGCACTAGACTCTGCCAGCATTCTCTTGATGGTTCAGGGAACAGTGACAGCCAGCACCCCCACAGCCCAGGCAACGATCCCCCTGCAGCGTGGCGGGGTGCTCTTCATTGGGGCCAATGAGAGTGTGTCACTGAAGCTCACTATGCCTGAGGACCTGCTGATGTTCCGTGCCTGCTGTCTACTGTAG
- the MPI gene encoding mannose-6-phosphate isomerase isoform X2 produces MAAQRVFPLSCVVQQYAWGKMGSNSEVARLLASSDALAQISEDKPYAELWMGTHPRGDSKILDNRISQKTLGQWIAENQECLGSKVKDTFNGKLPFLFKVLSVETALSIQAHPNKELAEKLHLQAPQHYPDANHKPEIAIALTSFQGLCGFRPVEEIVTFLTKVPEFQFLIGDSAATQLKQSISHDSQAVASALRSCFSHLMNSEKKVVVEQLNLLVKRISQQDCVECMACSDNTVRAGLTPKFIDVSTLCEMLSYTPSPSQDRLFPPTRSQEDPYLVIYDPPVPDFTVMKMEVPGSVPEYKVLALDSASILLMVQGTVTASTPTAQATIPLQRGGVLFIGANESVSLKLTMPEDLLMFRACCLL; encoded by the exons ATGGCCGCTCAACGAG TATTCCCActttcctgtgtggtgcagcagtaTGCCTGGGGGAAGATGGGTTCCAACAGTGAAGTGGCTAGGCTGCTGGCCAGCAGTGACGCATTGGCTCAGATCTCAGAGGACAAGCCATATGCAGAG CTGTGGATGGGGACCCACCCCAGGGGAGATTCCAAGATCCTTGACAACCGCATCTCGCAGAAGACCCTAGGCCAGTGGATTGCTGAGAACCAGGAGTGCTTGGGTTCGAAGGTCAAGGACACCTTCAATGGCAAGCTGCCCTTCCTCTTCAAAGTGCTGTCAGTTGAAACGGCCTTGTCCATCCAGGCACACCCTAACAAG GAGCTGGCAGagaagctgcacctgcaggctccACAGCACTACCCTGATGCCAACCATAAGCCAGAGATAGCCATTGCCCTCACCTCCTTCCAGGGCTTATGTGGCTTCCGGCCAGTTGAAGAGATTGTGACCTTTCTGACGA AGGTGCCCGAGTTCCAGTTTCTAATTGGAGACAGTGCAGCAACACAGCTGAAGCAGAGCATAAGCCATGACTCCCAGGCTGTGGCCTCTGCTCTGCGGAGCTGTTTCTCCCATCTGATGAATAGCGAAAAGAAGGTAGTGGTGGAGCAGCTCAACCTGTTGGTGAAGCGGATCTCCCAGCAAG ACTGCGTGGAATGCATGGCGTGTTCAGACAACACGGTGCGTGCTGGCCTGACACCCAAGTTCATCGACGTGTCGACTCTGTGTGAAATGCTCAGCTatacccccagccccagccaggacAGGCTCTTTCCTCCAACACGGAGTCAGGAAGACCCTTACCTCGTTATCTATGACCCCCCTGTGCCAGACTTCACCGTTATGAAGATGGAG GTACCTGGCTCCGTTCCTGAATACAAGGTCTTGGCACTAGACTCTGCCAGCATTCTCTTGATGGTTCAGGGAACAGTGACAGCCAGCACCCCCACAGCCCAGGCAACGATCCCCCTGCAGCGTGGCGGGGTGCTCTTCATTGGGGCCAATGAGAGTGTGTCACTGAAGCTCACTATGCCTGAGGACCTGCTGATGTTCCGTGCCTGCTGTCTACTGTAG